The sequence below is a genomic window from Bactrocera neohumeralis isolate Rockhampton chromosome 4, APGP_CSIRO_Bneo_wtdbg2-racon-allhic-juicebox.fasta_v2, whole genome shotgun sequence.
ttgtttttatctaaataatttgtttgctcATGATCCTAGTGTTTCTTCTAATAGTAATTGTgccaacaaaataaaatctaCAAAATAATTGCGAAGAATGGCGCCGGTTTGACTTGCATTGACTAGACAAGACCCCGAATCCAAATGGAAATAATCGGTTCTGTTCTGCTTTGGAACCAACTTTCAACTGTCATGGACTCGAATGAATCTAAATTCTGATTCGAATAAGAGAAACATTCAACTTAAATTCAACCGAACTCTTTTTTTTCGCATTatgattttcaattacaatttgcttgtaaaaattaagatttgacaaataattaataagctgaaaatttttaaaataatatgaaagcactttaatttagttattgctCACAAAAAGgtgaataattattaaaaaagaaataagtttTGATATACAGTCGAAACTCCCTATAACGATTTCCAAGGGACTGGATATTTACTTCGCTGTAAAGAAAATTCgctatatagaaaaaaatcaattttgttccttttaacatttttcatttgtagTAGTCAGTTATTTTGGTTTGAAGTACATTTTCCGCTTTTCTTCtacaatataattttctaaTACATTTAGAGAAGTAAACACAGTATTTGGTTGGTTGGTTTTCATTTCCAAATAGGTACGGAAACCTTCAATTGTTGTCACTTGCATAGTTCGGTTGTTCCCCaaaatacactttcaattttatggtaataattcgtaaataatttgttgaactatgtcaatgtcgtcctaTATTtcctacagctcatcgttccatcgactgcggtattcaccgttgccaatgcgcaaaagaccataaaacTTCCGCAGAACGTTTTACTCGAAACTCTTAACGTCGACTTCTCAGAGGTTGTCatagtccatgcctctgcatcatacaGTTGGTTTGAAAACGGTAATAGGGGCCTTAATTGCTTATGAGGAATTAAAGAAAATCACATGAATCAAGGAAATCACTGCCATTTCGTATAATTGACTTAACTTACTTTTAGAGAAATAATGAATTACCAATGGTTTTCCGTCGGAACTCTATAAAAAGGAAGAGAAGGGGATAGAGTGAGATATGATAAGAAAAACATTAGTatgagttttataaaaaattttcaaatatataaataaagttaaattattttttaatcagtttACTAAgtaaataatgtacatatacgcaataagtaattttaacattccgtttttattttttatttcgctcGCTTTAAGTGAAGATAAAAACATTTTGAcaaagagaaaatgcaaaatttataatgaacaagaaaacacgttaacttcggctgcaccgaagctaatatacctttcacaggtgcatttctttcagtaactatgtattcagtttgtatggaagctatatgctatagtaattcgatctgaacaattttctcgGAGATTATAtgattaccttaagcagtaatccatgtcaaatttcgtgaagataccacgtcaaatgcgaaagttttccatgcaagctcTTGATTACGATCGTTcgctttgtatgacagctacatatatgctattgtAAGCCAATCCGaacttcggagattacattgttgccttagaatatacatacataacctGTGcgaacttttgtgaagatacattgtcaaatgtgaaagctttccatacaagaactttattccgatcgttcagtttgtatggcagctatatgttattgtggtccgatatcagccgttccggcaaatgagcagcttcttgaagagaaaatgacgtttgcaaaatttcaaaacgatatcttaaaaactgaggtactagttcgtatatatacagacaggcagacggacagacggacatggctaaatcgactcagctctacatattgatcatttatatatatactatatagggCCTCCGACGCTCATTCTGGGTGTTaccctgttcagtgtataaaaatcatattttttagataagaatatatatacatatgtatatgtgtactaGAACtcttaaaattattcgaatatCTTGAAAACCGATGATTCGAATATCCGGTTTGTAACCGTTCGTATGAATATTACTCGATCATTACTATTCGAAAAGTTGCTCTGCTGtgagtatttaaataaattaaaattgtttgatatTCAAACAACCTttgatttttgcttgtttttgaatttgtaaaaaagaCATCCGTTCTTCAAGgaaagaaaaaactattttttaaacgaataattttacaacatttttttattgaatgttTCACTTAGCtctagtatgtacatattaatattttttgctagaATTAAACCACATAAGAAACAAGTCTAAAATTTACGAACATTActgttaaatttgtttatagatttatcacaaagaatttgtcaaaaaaaactatttcattaTTCAAAACCATGATTGAATTATATAAGGTTGTGTCGATTGATCAAAAACAAGAATTTGTCAAAAGAAATTGATAATGTCAAAATCAactgtgttgttttttttattgaaaaatttatttcaaaggtTTCAACCAATGAATATGGTTTTCGAGTGTTAACTGAATACGAAGAGATTGTAAATAACACTAAATcatcaaaatgtaaaaacaaaaaactgactTTGACATTATGAATACAAACACTTTTTTCGTAAGAGTAAGCACGCTCAGTATCGACACAACCTTCTAAAATTGAACCATGATGTCGTCAAATATCTCGTCAGGTatttgttccatcgaatgcggtattcgcgtggctaacgcgcaaaggaccataaatctttcgcagaacctctcgaaaactcgcaccTCATGGCAAACACTTTTTTCCTAAGCACGCTCAGTATCGACACAACCTTCTAAAATTGAACCATGTTCAAAACTTCTATTTGTGATGTAGTCTCGGACAGAGTCTATTCATCCATCCATCTCTTGCTATGTTCTGCACTTTAGAGacagttgaaaaaataatttgcaaagcAACACTTCATATATATGGCTGCCCCCGCAACAATCTCCAATCGAACATCACTCCCTTACTCCCATCGTTACCTGTAAGAGGAAAATCCTAGTAGCGTTAGACTAGTCAAAAGCTTTTAACACAGTCAATCACATAAGATAAATGGTCTAAGCTCTCGGTTCAACAAAAACATTCTAAATTATTAGAATGGAACAGATTTACAGATTATTTCTCGTTAAAAAGTGTGATGCATAAATCAGGTTACGACAACATTGACGTAATTgaaccaacaaaaaatattgttcttgattttatgttattatttttttattttaacgtttTTTGCTCGATGTTGATATATCTTTATTAAGAGATCTAATTTCTCAATACATTTGAAATCTAAAAAACATGCGTTTAATTTTTCCGCCGCGTTCTTGGCAATTAgcttcttccaacggagtgatgATTCCatcagaccaaaaaccatatcaaactgtcaatttaggtaaACGTAATGGCtgttcataaataatttgtggattttcttcgcactgGAATCGAAAGTTtcgtttatttaccgcaccactcagatgaaagttaTCGTAATCGGAGAAGATGATTCTAATGCAAAAatatagaaatcatatcatccctattggaaaacccggtatATTGTTTCAGAGCTAACTATGTCAATTCAAGATTGGTAGAAAGGTACTTTATGTTGAAGCATTGCTGAAATTTCGTGTTTCTGGCATCACTGCATATActgtttacattttttgcaaAGCAGGCTGTTTGCTGTAACAGCTGattgcctttttatttttaattttgtattttgttacggaagtgttatttttaaatttctttaaaattttataaaatttcaagtagtttgaaattatttattataaaatgcaaaatattatcTGTAATAAAAGCCCGTATTGGAGGCGTATACAAACTGCGTAAGATGAATTAGATATACTTAGTACTTCTGCAAcagattcaaattatttttcttacacatAGAATTCGGCACAGTAGTGTGCAAAATGGGGAAACTTATTATGACATACTTAAAGTGCAGAAAAATTGTAGTAACCAAGAAATACGAAATGCTTTTGTACAACTTTCAAAAAAGGTACGtctaaaatatacaatatatctctaaaataataatgtatataaatatcttcCAGTTTCACCCCGATGTCAAAGGGATCACCCCAGATCCTAAACAAACAGCGCAATTTGTAAAGATTTCAGAAGCTTATCAAATTCTCAGCAAACCCAAATCACGTTCAGCATATGACCAACGATTATGGGACGCAGGTGTGCTACGGCCTGGTCAAAGATCGAGGTCCGGAGCTGTAAAAAATATGCACTCCGCTgaaatacataggtatgtatacaTATCCAAATTGTACATCTCTAGAACCAGTGAATTCGTTTTAGGCCATGGGAAATAAAACCAAACTTCGATCCAAATCCCGGGCCTTACTATGGGGTGAAAGGTTTAGAGCGAGTATCTAATTTGAAAGTAGCCATTGCTCTTGCAGTTTTAGGAATTGCTGGGGCAATATTTGGATTTGTTTCCGTAAAGTAAGAACATATGTAGATCCATCATTCAAGATAAATCCACCAATTATATATAACATAGCACTTATTATTTCTTCAGTCACTCCTTCACTTTTAATCGCCAAAAATTAGATGCTAAATCAGCGGAGGCGGGGATTTATCATGCGGCGATTCGTGCGGACGCTGAAAAATATGGCAATGAAGAACAACTACGGCGAATGCTGAATCGAATGTCAAAGGACGAAAGATAAGTTCAACGACCTATGGAATTTATTCtgcacatattttaatataattgtttatattatataataaaaaaaatacatgtgATATTGTAATCAAAATTTCTTGTACAAAATTCTAGTTCAATGCGCTAAACATCAAGGACgtaaacattttgtactttcaaattttttgttctatAATCAATAGTTTTCGATTTAAGaaagttttttgataatttttttacaccttGTTTTACATTATTAGAGTTTTAGTATGGATCCCTAGCTTTCCACAGATAGTGTAGACTCCCAACagtaaaagaatttttcaaatcgtcAAGCAGTTTCGGATTCAATGCAAGCAAACATTCAATGAAATCTTTCCtcattataatattagtatagataAAGTCAAcctgaagttcgaaaattttaaatgaggTATATGAGAGCTAAAAGagttttgacccgattttaccCCTTTTTAGAACAAGCGCACACTATTATGAGGAAAATATTTTCTCCGgatttcattaatatatttcaGAACTTTACTTACATATCAGTTACAGGCGTTGAATGCCAATACTCAAGTCTTTTTCCGAATCTATTGACTTACGATATTGTGCTTGAAAAACTAAAGGAGGTATGGAAGACAGTCGATATTCTTTAAGATGATTTTCTAGATAGACATCATATTTATGCATACCACTTTGTCACAATTAACAAGGATCAACATCATCTCGAAGAGCAATTGAGTGTAACATGTTTTTTTGTCAATCCGTATTTAGTCAACATACTAAGATGTATCGATGTCCCAGTCTCCAAAATCACCAGACAtggctccgtgtgactttttactgttttagaaacaaaaaagaacCTCAAAGAGACCTCGTTTTACAAGCTTAGATAATATTAAAGGAGTTATCCCGTGTGACGgcgattttttcgaaatttttatagagtaaTGAAAAACACAGAGCCTCCAAATTCTTACTATATAAGTATTGGTTAAGCCTTTAGCTgtaattgtgaatttttttaagtaaaagtaTTTTGTTGCTTGCGAGATTTATCGCTCCAATGGCATCCAtgaagaaaaaactgaaattttctctctgaatttcaatatacatatgtgacctggtctacggaaagggggcttaggtgtcaaaattaATGAGATACCGAGAAATAACGGTGAACGGAGAAATAACGAGATAGCggtgtttcccagaaaactagttttcgcacgttagttcctttttcgtagaccaggccacatatatctcacacattgactgatattttcggtaaaaagttaggacatttttggttataaggtaACACTAACTTAaaaggcactattcgtgcaaagttttatgccgttatattaatttcaccTTTATTTAGACGGTGAAagaatcaattaaaatttaaaattgtgttatattggaagtaggcgtggttgtagccTACTCATTTTAATACATTAATATAGGAATCTAAGAAGAATGTTATACTACACCGAACTTTGCGGTGCTACGCCCATCGCCCAAGTTTGACCTCGGCTCCTTTAAAGCCCTCTCTTATGATCTGGGGGGAAAAATTGTATGTTTCTaacgtatttagttattgatttatctttTAGTACCTTATAACGGAACCGATATAAGGGGAGTGGTCGGGGttatcataatattttttctatttaggtgaatttggttgttggagttttagtggtttaggagatatctACATTAAACCTATTTGACGGGTAGGTCACGctcacttttatttaatttttagccCACCCCTATTATTGCGATTCTCTGTCTTAAAGTACAGTTCTATACCTTAATTTAGTGCTCAGTTATgactttttataagttttcgtctaatggcgttttgtgggcgtggaagtTGTCGAATTACGTCCTTCTATGAATGCGATTCAATACGATGTCTTAATGTTCACTCAAGTTACAGACGGCAGTAGGCagacggacgggcggacagacagagatccggatttcaactcgtctcgccATCTTGATCATTTAAAGAGTCCCAAAAGTATAGATTAATAAAAAGAATACAATGTGAAGTTCATTTAAGGCGACTAAATCATTTTCACCACTAACGGTAGAAATATAGACTTCAAAATAAGTTCTTCTAATAACGAGTCATTCCTTCTTTAGCTCAATAACTGTCGTAATTCTTGAAGGCATGGGATTCACTAGGATATCAATTGATTTCTTTATAACGGGACCATATAAAACCAGAtctaaaattttatcaattgacttttatttgttgtttgctgtttaGCAACTTAACGGTTTAAATCGGGCGAGTTTCGAGGCCAATCAAAGCGTTGAATCTTTAGATCCTTGAATGTATTAgccaactaaaataaaaattcgagcTGAATAAGATCATATACACCAATATTGTATAGATTTTTATACACGATTTGATTCCTACCTAAATTTAGCTCTTTTGTACGATGGTATGACGCTCTTAGATTAGGGGTACTCAAAAATTGCTAACCAATGTCGCATATTTTTGTGCATTCATTATTCCATCAAATAATGAAGAGGTCCCAAAACACGGTATGAAAACAGCCCCAAATCATTTATCTTTAAGGAAACTAaaagaaaataagttaaaaaaattaaaagttaaaacaatcggcAAATACCTCTGTAACCGTTAAattaaaatagcaaataatgtataaaagcaaaaattatttccGGGTGATTTGTGGTCGGAAAAGGAAGGAGAGGCGGGTGGTTGGTTTTTAACGGTTAAGAATGGCTTATCTCGATTTCCAGAAAAACTACgacatatatataagaaagttgTATGGCAATGTTGCAGGTAATAAATAAgtctataacttttgtatgAAGACTTTTTGCACTTAACCTcaaaatgtatgtgaaaaattgaaataagcAATCTCTtgggtttttcatttttatctttacaaaatgttttttactttCAGGAAATTTGGTAGAACCTTACCTTCTTATGTCCCAAACacattattaaaatgtttatattatctCCCTTTGTTGAagtaatatcgaaaaaaactctaattttcaatcaaaaaatccCAATTTCATTTTAAGTCTGGTTTTGTATTCCTGAAAGTctggtataaaaatgtatacatacaaggtctgtcgcaaaagaaacagaactttttaaatataactgtttctggtggcgccacctattggtgggtatatgaaataaaaagtttgatctcttgttgatatttcgtaaaaatttgaaGACAATTGGACAACtgcaatcgatgttatcgatcaaaaagtgacagcagcttttggtcatcggtcgtaaaatgcaaagagcaaatattaaattttgttttaaacttgcgaaaacgtttactgaaacatttcaaatgatgaaaaaagtttatggtgatcagtgcctatcccgtagtaatgtgcatgagtggtttaagcgattccaagaaggtcgtgaggacctctgtgaagatcagaagtcggtcgtcttcagaagtcaaaaataaagacaatgctgatttgttttacgattccgagggtattgtacaccgagagttcgtcccacctggccaaacgattaatgctgtgttttaccttggtgttatgaagcgtcttttgtcacgcattcgtcgtgctcgaccacaataccgtgaggcagggtcctggcgcctgttgaacgataatgcgccgtgtcaacggtcgacgcttgtcactgactTTTTAAATCACTCAcactactcacctgatctggcaccctgtgatttttacctaattggaaaacttcatttgcccattaaaggacactggtttcaggacatttcagctatccaaaaggcgacgaccgatattctcaagagcattccgaaaaatgaccttaaacactcatttgaaatgctaattgaccgtgctaaacgctgtatcgaagcacaaggaaactactttgaataaaaaaatataacttttgaaaaattttaattttttgttgttttttttttaacagtcctgtttcttttgcgacagaccttgtattagTTTTGGtgaacttgtgttagtttacaaaaaaaaattaatctaaaaGTATTTCGTGCGTTAATAACGCATtggtttttgggggaaaaatcctgttgaatttgggctgtgcaccAGTGAAATCAACCGAGTCCAATCGATAGTCAGCCTAGTGGGCTGCATATTATGAaatcaagcgtggaaagacaaaaaatcggctggcaagattatggcatcagtcttttgggatgcacgtgatATATTATTCACCgaatgattactgagccagttttaatttattgcactgtgtatttggttgcagttctattctactattcccaatgtttagcaattttattatttttaggaaggatcagtttgaaattgtacgcatatatacttcatcgttcccgtttaaatattgcactgctctgtgcaatgcttcaaaaatatttttgtatatctcAAATCATAATATCAACACTCCagtaataagtaaacagcaATTCTATCAAAATTAAAGTGTTTATTACAACGCAATctttaatacaataataaaagttttattaaagaattCAAGGCCCATATTATAAGAGTTTAAATTAGTatcaataataatcaaaaactaaacacagccaaaataattcacttaaactaaaaattctCACACTTTTTCGcgtaaaaaaaagtaatcatGACAGCAAccgttgtttgtttttaatacttatttcgGGGCAACGCCAAATATCCTTTGAAAACCGTTACTATCCTAGAGAGTGAGtatagtaaaacatatttttttatatcattgtTGTCTTTTTTGAGGTTAAGtcgttaaaatatcaaaatttgtcATGGGTAAGCGAACAACCACTGAAACggttaaaaaatcatattagatTTGCATAAAAAAGGTAAATCTTTGCATGAAATCAGAGAAATAGTTGGAAGACACtattgcacaataaaaaaaattattgataaatatGGTAAACATAAGactgttgaaaatttgtcaCGACCGGGCCGACCAAAGAGCCTTATTGACACTGCGCTATCAATAGTATGAgaagtaaaaacaaaaccaGCTTCAAACGCTTTTCTAATATCAAAAGATATAGCGGAGACATCGGTTAAACCAGTAAGTGCCAGTACAATCAGGAGAACATTGCACAAAAGCGGTTTGCATGGACTAGTACTACGCCCAATGCCCTATACATCAAAGGCGAATCAACAGATGAACTTGGAATTtgcaaaaaagtatataaatcaGGCTGCAAACTTctgggaaaacattttttatacggACGAAagcaaattcgaaatatttgagTCGAAAAAACCTCCTAAAATTTGGCGATCCAAAAAACAAGCCTTTTATGATAACCGTGTTAGCAACACCGTAAAGCACGGTGGAGGCTCAGTTATGGACTGGGCTTGTATGGCAGCAGCCGGTGTTGGGAATTTGGTTTTGAATGAGTCCACGATTAACAAATTGGATTATTtcatcattttaaaaaataacgtTGCTCAAAGCATTGAAAAATTAGGCCTATCAGGAAACTGAATCTTTCAACAGGACAAAGATCCTAAACACAAGTCCAAATTTGTTACTGAGTGGCCGTTATATCGAACACCAAAACTCTGGATAACGCTCCTCAGACCCCAGACATTAATCCTATCAAGCATCTGTGGAGCACCTTGACCGAAAAATTAAGCAGAAGGACATTTCAAGCAAGGACGACCTAAATAAGGCTTTGATTGAAGAATGGAGCAAAATCTCCcaagaatttacaaaaaattttgcagaataCATGGCTAGAAGAGTAAGTGATGTCCAGAAGTCCAAAGCAAAATAGACCAAATAGTAAAATGAattggtagtttttcattggggtgagctttttacgtggcgggccccaaacccagcgcacaaccctattgTTTCGcagaacggatgttcttaggctacccaggcTTGGCCAGAGAccgaagtcgtgagctgcttgagtcatatgtaaaagaatcgtttcccAGAAGTCCAATCAGGAAAACTAGTATCCTCTGAATGAAGaatgaatattaattaatttatttaatatatatttaatatatatttatttaccataCATGCTACTTTTCTGCTAATACAAGTATGATTACAAGTAACCCTATTAAACTGTTCTCTTAAAAAATCGCGTTTTTCAATCACAGTGGAAAAATCACCGGTATTGAAATATCGCTCATCCCTACCATGCAGACTTTAGCATcttcttttctttattggcgtggacactgcttacgcggttgtagccgagtttacagcagcgcgcctgtcgttcttcctttacgcttttggcgccaattggaaattccaagtgcagccaggtccgtctccgcctggtctttccaactgagggcaggtcttcctcttactctgcttcttccggcgggtactgcgtcgaatattcttagagctagagtgttttcatccatatgtacgacatgacctagtcagcgtagctgctgtctcttaattttatgaactatgtcaatgtcgtcttatATTTAACACAGCTCATtgtttcatcgactgcggtgttcgccgttgtcaatgcgcaaagggccataaatcttacGCATctttctacaaagaagctgttgcatgcttcttatcagtttttGCACTCGTATTTTAATAACTCGGCCGACAATCCATTGGCCCCACCGCTTTGTTtatcttcagacgggtaattgctattagaGCTACATATTCATCGATtgtggaatcgggttcaccatctcctggtgttctgttttcactgccattcagcaggctggagaagttttcctccataatttcagtatgctcagGGCATCAGACACTAGATCACCACTaggagttctacaagagtagcATCTTCTTACATGCATGTTTTTCAACCCCGTTGAGCTTTGGGGGTTTTTCATCGGCCATCTTGTCCAGTTTGAATAGTTCTTTAGCATTATGCCTACGTGTTCTGGGCTTCTTGTTCCACCACCTTTGCATGCACTGGAGGGCGCTAGTTACAATTCGTTTTGAGAAAGTTAGTGAGCGTGGCTGACCGCTCCTCTAGTTCTAGTTCTagtttgtactaaggaacctgcataccaagttttatcaagatatctcaatttttactcaagttacagcttgcacgaacggacagacagacaattaactggatttcaacttttctcgtcaccctgatcatttatatatatagaaccCTGTATCtacctcgattagttttaggtgatacgtacaaccgtaaGGTGAACAGCAGTATAATagtctgtagcaactggttatCGCTAGTTGGTAAAAATCGTGTACGTTTATTATGGACTGGCTTAAAAATAGCACTGTTGTAACAAACTGTTGGGTTTTGTTCTAATGCAGAATTATTTGCATTATTAATCGGCCTCTATAggctttttgttataaagtctGTTAAAAGaagttgtttttttggtttctccaGTTGTTTAGATAATTTTTGATACCCAGCAACACAAGATTTTAGTTTATTGTAACACACGCTCCATGTCAGGATCATGAGCaagaaaatgtttttccaaACTTGTAGCGAATTTCAAGCCCACACGAATTAAATTATCCGTTAAAACCTGACCTTCACCTTTGTCCTCGTTGATATCGACATCTTTATTCTCATTGATAGCCACAATTTCAATTAAGTCGTCATCATCAATAGGACCTTCTTGCATTAATTCTTCGAAGTCAGCCGTTTGGTTGTGTCAAACCATCCCTAcctatattatttgaaaaatttataaacttagAACAAAT
It includes:
- the LOC126755048 gene encoding dnaJ-like protein 60 isoform X2, producing MQNIICNKSPYWRRIQTAIRHSSVQNGETYYDILKVQKNCSNQEIRNAFVQLSKKFHPDVKGITPDPKQTAQFVKISEAYQILSKPKSRSAYDQRLWDAGVLRPGQRSRSGAVKNMHSAEIHRPWEIKPNFDPNPGPYYGVKGLERVSNLKVAIALAVLGIAGAIFGFVSVNHSFTFNRQKLDAKSAEAGIYHAAIRADAEKYGNEEQLRRMLNRMSKDER
- the LOC126755048 gene encoding dnaJ-like protein 60 isoform X1, which encodes MQNIICNKSPYWRRIQTAIRHSSVQNGETYYDILKVQKNCSNQEIRNAFVQLSKKFHPDVKGITPDPKQTAQFVKISEAYQILSKPKSRSAYDQRLWDAGVLRPGQRSRSGAVKNMHSAEIHRPWEIKPNFDPNPGPYYGVKGLERVSNLKVAIALAVLGIAGAIFGFVSVNTYYFFSHSFTFNRQKLDAKSAEAGIYHAAIRADAEKYGNEEQLRRMLNRMSKDER